The Castanea sativa cultivar Marrone di Chiusa Pesio chromosome 11, ASM4071231v1 genome contains a region encoding:
- the LOC142616269 gene encoding putative mitochondrial protein AtMg00310 yields the protein MSYFKLPKGLIKELEIFIRKFWWGYNGDNRRVHWVKWESLWEEKEKGGMSFKNIEKFNDSLLAKQVWHMINNLDSLCHRVFKARFFPDRLILEAKESTIGSYAWKGILSARDVIRKGTVWRIGNGCSLRITEDRWLSVQTNRIVISRIPTMEPGTKVNTLINTETGEWNTLEVNQLFLPHKASMICGIPLSNRLPPD from the coding sequence ATGAGCTATTTCAAACTTCCTAAGGGGTTGATTAAAGAATTGGAAATTTTTATTCGGAAGTTTTGGTGGGGTTATAATGGAGATAATAGAAGGGTGCATTGGGTGAAATGGGAAAGTTTGTGGGAGGAAAAGGAGAAGGGAGGTATGAGTTTCAAGAACATTGAGAAATTCAATGATTCTTTGTTGGCCAAACAAGTTTGGCACATGATTAACAATCTGGATTCCCTTTGTCATAGAGTCTTCAAAGCTAGATTTTTCCCAGATCGCTTGATTCTTGAAGCCAAAGAGTCTACCATTGGGTCTTATGCATGGAAGGGCATTTTAAGTGCCAGGGATGTAATCCGAAAAGGGACGGTTTGGAGGATAGGAAATGGCTGCTCATTGAGAATCACGGAGGATAGGTGGTTGTCGGTGCAAACAAATAGGATTGTTATATCACGTATTCCTACCATGGAGCCTGGAACAAAAGTGAATACACTCATTAACACTGAAACTGGTGAGTGGAATACACTTGAAGTGAATCAACTATTCTTGCCACATAAAGCTTCCATGATTTGTGGCATCCCACTTAGCAACAGACTACCACCTGACTGA
- the LOC142617254 gene encoding wall-associated receptor kinase-like 8, with the protein MAVQFVMRIALFLLLTYGLVEEASVAASPAIAQPKCKDMCGDVKIPYPFGIGPADCYMANWFKIVCNKTNVTDKAFLPSIDMEVLEINISDPYGTNSYYYYEPGLIRVKMPIISSSNCINQSSNGVDISGTPFFFSSYRNNFVSVGCDNLVTMNGLDPMVVVGCKTNCSNQKLKDKQGTCSGFNCCQTTVPYGIQVLNVDFGSTQRNSCKHAFLAETQWLNKTDLSNGFPYLDYVPVVLEWTVPNFTAFDFKEIRARHIDWDSTSYGAKYYYCLYGYEGNPYLSPGCQDRNECEDQKRNRCPDKADCENTEGSYTCNRRKSRLKIAIIVICTSFGVLFLLFITWWLYKVIKKRNKIKLKKKFFKRNGGLLLQQQLSSNENNVQKAKLFNSKELENATDRFNENRILGKGGQGTVYKGMLIDGRIVAIKKCNTVDEGNLEQFINEIIILSQINHRNVVKLLGCCLETEVPLLVYEFISNGTLFQYLHEKNEDFPLLTWDMRLRIATEIAGALSYLHSAASLPIYHRDIKSSNILLDEKYRAKVADFGTSRSVAVDQTHVTTLVYGTFGYLDPEYFQTSQFTEKSDVYSFGVVLIELLTGEKPVSSTRSPECRNLSTYFVLSLKENHLFDILDTQVSKVGNKDEVMAIANLAKRCLHLNGRKRPTMIEIMMELEGVQKVSSIQPNFEELEYIRNEEMEPKDEISISESSCLESSTASSSDVLPLLSIKSI; encoded by the exons ATGGCTGTGCAATTTGTAATGCGAATTGCTTTATTTCTTCTGCTGACATATGGATTAGTAGAAGAAGCATCAGTAGCAGCATCACCAGCTATTGCACAACCCAAATGCAAAGATATGTGTGGAGATGTTAAAATTCCATATCCATTTGGAATCGGACCTGCAGATTGCTACATGGCCAACTGGTTCAAAATTGTTTGCAATAAAACAAATGTCACTGATAAAGCCTTTCTACCCAGTATTGACATGGAGGTGCTGGAAATCAATATTAGTGATCCGTATGGTACtaattcatattattattatgagcCCGGACTCATCCGAGTCAAGATGCCTATTATTTCTTCTTCGAACTGCATAAATCAGAGTAGTAATGGCGTGGACATCTCTGGAACTCCTTTTTTCTTCTCGTCATATCGAAATAATTTTGTTTCGGTTGGTTGCGACAACTTGGTCACAATGAATGGTCTTGATCCTATGGTGGTGGTTGGTTGCAAGACGAATTGCAGTAATCAAAAGCTGAAAGATAAACAAGGTACATGCTCGGGGTTCAACTGCTGCCAGACCACAGTCCCTTATGGGATTCAAGTGCTAAATGTAGATTTCGGGAGTACACAGAGAAATAGCTGTAAACATGCCTTCCTTGCAGAGACACAATGGTTAAATAAAACAGATCTCTCTAACGGTTTTCCGTATTTGGATTACGTTCCTGTGGTGCTGGAATGGACAGTACCTAACTTTACTGCCTTTGATTTCAAGGAGATACGTGCACGGCATATAGATTGGGATTCTACAAGTTACGGAGCCAAGTATTATTATTGCCTTTATGGATACGAAGGAAATCCTTATCTTTCTCCAGGATGTCAAG ATAGAAATGAATGCGAAGACCAGAAACGCAATAGATGTCCCGACAAGGCAGATTGTGAGAATACAGAAGGCAGTTACACTTGCAACAGGCGAAAGTCTCGACTGAAGATAGCCATTATAG TTATTTGTACAAGTTTTGGGGTATTGTTTCTACTCTTTATTACTTGGTGGTTATACAAagtgataaagaaaagaaacaaaattaagctcaagaaaaaattcttcaaaagGAATGGTGGTTTGTTATTACAACAACAATTATCTTCAAATGAAAACAATGTTCAGAAGGcaaaattattcaattcaaaGGAATTGGAAAATGCAACAGATCGTTTTAATGAAAACAGAATACTTGGTAAGGGTGGACAAGGTACAGTTTATAAAGGAATGTTAATTGATGGAAGAATTGTGGCAATTAAAAAGTGCAACACAGTGGATGAGGGAAATCTTGAACAATTCATTAATGAGATTATCATTCTTTCACAAATCAATCATAGAAATGTGGTTAAACTACTTGGATGCTGTTTAGAGACAGAAGTTCCTTTGCTAGTTTATGAATTCATTTCCAACGGCACACTTTTTCAGTACCTCcatgaaaaaaatgaagattttcCATTGCTAACATGGGATATGCGCTTAAGAATTGCCACAGAAATTGCCGGAGCTTTATCATACTTACACTCAGCAGCTTCACTACCCATTTACCATCGTGACATAAAATCTTCAAACATACTTCTTGATGAAAAATATAGAGCAAAAGTAGCAGATTTCGGTACTTCAAGATCAGTAGCCGTTGACCAAACTCATGTAACCACACTCGTATATGGTACTTTTGGGTACTTGGATCCAGAATACTTTCAAACAAGTCAATTTACAGAAAAGagtgatgtttatagttttggagtGGTCCTTATTGAGCTTTTAACAGGAGAAAAACCAGTTTCTTCAACAAGATCACCAGAATGTCGGAATCTATCTACatattttgttctttcattGAAAGAGAACCATCTCTTTGATATACTTGATACTCAAGTAAGTAAAGTTGGTAATAAAGATGAAGTCATGGCAATTGCTAACCTTGCAAAAAGATGTTTACACTTGAATGGAAGGAAACGACCTACGATGATAGAAATCATGATGGAGTTGGAGGGAGTCCAAAAAGTTTCTTCTATTCAACCAAAttttgaagaacttgaatatattagAAATGAAGAAATGGAACCTAAGGATGAAATTTCTATTTCAGAAAGTTCATGTTTAGAATCAAGCACAGCTTCATCATCAGACGTCCTACCACTTTTATCCATTAAATCAATTTGA